A DNA window from Turicibacter sp. TJ11 contains the following coding sequences:
- a CDS encoding tyrosine-type recombinase/integrase yields the protein MLLEDVMLEFEFHLQTKNYSPRTIKGYRNNNKRFISYLSTHKVTRLQQVNSKHIKSYINQLLTLGRQPIYCNGILKCIRAFFNYCLEEEYITTNPCDKVSWIKEPKCIINTFNDSEIQSMLNAYQGHTFMDIRNKLIIGLLVDTGIRNLELCNINTLDVRDRVIHIHGKGNKERVVPISPMLKKLIIRYDRVRSLYVQDKLITDDCYLLSQTGNRLTVEAVERVVRNCGQLAKVRDSIRCSPHTIRHYYAQAMLRGGLDVYSLSRLLGHEDISITKRYLQSIQDDSIIELASTTSPLMNIRGGSK from the coding sequence ATGTTGTTGGAAGATGTTATGCTAGAATTTGAATTTCATTTACAGACCAAAAACTACTCGCCAAGAACTATTAAAGGTTACAGAAACAACAACAAAAGATTTATTTCTTACTTGTCTACTCACAAAGTCACAAGGCTACAACAAGTTAATTCTAAACACATTAAATCCTACATCAATCAACTATTAACACTAGGTAGGCAACCTATTTACTGCAATGGTATTCTCAAGTGCATCAGAGCATTCTTCAACTATTGTCTTGAAGAAGAATATATCACTACAAATCCATGTGACAAGGTGAGTTGGATCAAAGAGCCTAAGTGTATCATCAATACATTCAATGATAGTGAGATACAATCCATGCTCAATGCTTATCAAGGTCACACCTTCATGGATATTAGAAATAAATTGATTATCGGATTATTGGTCGACACTGGAATTAGAAATTTAGAATTATGTAATATCAATACCTTAGATGTTAGAGATAGAGTTATCCACATTCATGGTAAAGGAAACAAAGAGAGAGTTGTACCTATCTCACCAATGCTCAAGAAGTTAATTATCAGATATGATAGAGTTCGCTCACTTTATGTACAAGACAAACTTATTACAGATGACTGCTACCTATTGAGTCAAACTGGTAATAGGCTAACAGTTGAAGCAGTTGAGCGAGTTGTTAGAAACTGTGGACAACTGGCTAAAGTAAGAGATAGTATCAGATGTTCACCTCATACCATTAGACACTATTATGCACAAGCCATGCTTAGAGGTGGACTTGATGTGTATTCACTTAGTCGATTACTAGGTCATGAAGATATTTCAATCACCAAGAGATACTTACAATCAATTCAAGATGATAGCATTATTGAGTTAGCTAGTACAACAAGTCCATTGATGAATATTAGAGGAGGGAGTAAGTAA
- a CDS encoding DUF5348 domain-containing protein has protein sequence MLTLRYNPATLRFECCEDNVIYPLTSGTKFNLYCDDEDIVVAGRIEHHNVNGYYFIDTQGYVTYLYSGMLGTLD, from the coding sequence ATGCTAACTCTTAGATATAATCCCGCTACATTGAGATTTGAATGTTGTGAGGATAATGTTATTTATCCCCTTACAAGTGGGACTAAATTTAATCTTTATTGTGATGATGAAGATATAGTGGTAGCGGGAAGAATTGAACATCATAATGTAAATGGATACTACTTCATAGATACACAAGGATATGTAACTTATTTATATAGTGGAATGTTAGGCACTCTTGATTGA
- a CDS encoding DEAD/DEAH box helicase family protein, with protein sequence MEKLYYNDYFIQNNIQYQKGRYNIVTLPCGSGKTFHCLDFITKKREQHELEGRRLGKEANLARCLYVTDTSALKESVIHAYENKTNKRVESTKNIEVITYAKLAVLLFQQGEYLARDYDYIFLDEIHQLFLYSDRYDKDEEKGEYQDIIECLPFMVDYTTLICLSATPKPLEEYLDEIDERYKIHQVIPATDFHKIKAYTTTHTIGMWDTLTAIENIELKPQDKMFIFATTIKELRNLEEVCQKKGYSTLALWSNRYNLMRSGDEEQEANLAMKRMTDYQLYAREKLLTTGEFDEQVILLNGAYESGINIENGKDSEQRTVHVVVCTSCEYTITQARGRVRHNIDCLYYLSHHNDWYESEGKGKESNQALVKRLDTLVAQCKEDETRFQGKEGLKQIANILNIWFTRVDKKGKNKGRTQAKSIETINDHLMLLELPYEVKLDSNLKWIDGKKKRLSYYVVINKEEIYDEEDENVDVDYTDETVPNSVTHRSRRDRRFA encoded by the coding sequence ATGGAAAAACTATACTACAATGACTATTTCATTCAAAACAACATTCAATATCAAAAAGGTCGCTACAACATAGTGACTCTACCTTGTGGAAGTGGCAAGACCTTCCACTGTTTAGACTTCATCACCAAGAAGCGAGAACAACATGAGCTAGAAGGTCGCAGATTAGGGAAAGAAGCTAATCTTGCTAGATGCCTATATGTTACAGATACATCTGCACTAAAAGAATCAGTCATCCATGCTTATGAGAATAAGACCAACAAGCGAGTGGAATCCACTAAAAATATTGAAGTCATCACCTATGCCAAGCTCGCTGTCTTACTATTTCAACAAGGCGAATACCTAGCAAGAGATTATGACTACATCTTCCTCGATGAAATACATCAATTGTTCCTTTACTCAGACCGCTATGATAAAGATGAAGAAAAAGGAGAGTACCAAGATATTATCGAATGCCTACCTTTTATGGTAGACTATACAACTCTAATCTGTCTAAGTGCTACACCTAAACCATTAGAAGAATATCTTGATGAAATTGATGAAAGATATAAAATTCATCAAGTCATTCCCGCTACTGATTTTCACAAGATCAAAGCCTACACTACTACTCATACTATTGGTATGTGGGATACTCTAACTGCAATAGAGAATATTGAGTTAAAACCACAAGACAAGATGTTCATCTTTGCTACAACAATTAAGGAATTGAGAAACCTCGAAGAAGTATGTCAAAAGAAAGGATACTCAACATTAGCATTATGGTCAAATCGCTATAACCTTATGCGCTCAGGTGATGAAGAACAAGAGGCAAATTTAGCAATGAAGCGAATGACAGACTATCAACTTTATGCAAGAGAGAAATTACTCACTACTGGTGAATTTGATGAGCAAGTCATTCTATTGAATGGTGCATATGAAAGTGGTATCAACATTGAGAATGGAAAAGATAGTGAGCAAAGGACAGTCCATGTGGTAGTTTGTACCTCATGTGAATATACCATCACACAAGCAAGAGGTCGAGTAAGACACAATATTGATTGCCTATACTATTTATCACATCACAATGATTGGTATGAATCAGAAGGGAAAGGTAAGGAAAGTAATCAGGCATTGGTTAAGCGATTAGACACTCTAGTTGCTCAATGCAAAGAGGATGAAACTAGATTTCAAGGTAAGGAAGGATTGAAACAGATTGCAAATATCTTGAACATTTGGTTCACTAGAGTCGATAAGAAGGGTAAGAATAAAGGTAGAACACAAGCTAAATCTATTGAAACTATTAATGACCATTTGATGCTATTAGAGTTACCTTATGAAGTTAAACTTGATAGTAATTTGAAGTGGATAGATGGTAAGAAGAAGCGACTATCATACTATGTAGTCATCAACAAAGAAGAAATCTATGATGAAGAAGATGAGAATGTTGATGTTGACTATACTGATGAAACTGTACCTAATTCAGTAACTCACAGAAGTCGCAGAGATAGAAGATTTGCATAG
- a CDS encoding cold-shock protein, producing MTTGTVKWFNSEKGFGFITEDGGNDVFAHFSAIAGDGFKSLEEGQKVSFNIVEGARGAQASNIVTL from the coding sequence ATGACTACAGGTACAGTTAAATGGTTTAATTCAGAAAAAGGTTTCGGATTCATCACGGAAGACGGAGGAAACGATGTGTTCGCTCACTTCTCAGCAATCGCTGGAGATGGATTTAAATCGTTAGAAGAAGGACAAAAAGTTTCTTTTAACATCGTTGAAGGCGCTCGTGGAGCACAAGCGAGTAACATCGTGACATTATAA
- a CDS encoding IS1182 family transposase: protein MIKDFEQLSLNLSQGHPLYDKIVPKNHPLRLIEEQIDFSFVTPLLSDRYSIDYGRPAYSPEVMFKLLFLKMLYNLSDERVIQEAQVNMAYKYFLNLDPEDPLMHPSSLTKFRKLRLNQEDILEDLLGEVINQAIQKNLIPSKTLILDATHTRSQYQVKTPIENLREVSKNIRKQLYRYVPEVKDHVPPKLHSTASLEEEVIYTQELIEFSHRYQDKNRQIQEAREKALDILKNGTYQAILSVSDPEAKMSYKSKTEAFAGYKTHLAITEERLMTAIEVTTGEVSDGKYLKTLVEKSKKNGIEVKEVLADAAYSSKENLGYMEQENITAVTPLNPIVLNGGKREVEGFEYNKDAGQMRCPAGHLSVRKARTGKKNQKKNQSLTYYFEIEKCKHCPLRDGCYRPGAKSKTYSMTLKSDIHQKAIDYQKTNEFKEKKKQRYKIEAKNAELKQSHGFQTCKFARLFGMKIQAYLTAFVVNTKRIVRLVTEKQAIFQISLLDLIQKMDMIENKEKGAYYFINNKLLFQWPPNLVGSFYLVI, encoded by the coding sequence ATGATTAAAGACTTTGAACAATTATCCTTAAATCTTTCTCAAGGACATCCCTTATACGATAAAATCGTTCCAAAAAATCATCCCTTACGTTTAATCGAGGAACAGATTGATTTTTCATTTGTCACACCGTTACTAAGTGATCGTTATTCCATTGATTATGGACGTCCTGCCTATTCTCCTGAAGTCATGTTTAAGTTATTATTCCTTAAAATGCTTTACAATCTGTCGGATGAGCGTGTCATTCAAGAGGCTCAAGTCAATATGGCTTATAAATACTTTTTGAATTTAGACCCCGAAGATCCACTCATGCATCCGTCTTCCTTAACTAAGTTCAGAAAACTGAGATTAAATCAGGAGGACATCTTAGAGGATTTATTAGGTGAAGTGATTAACCAAGCGATTCAAAAGAACTTAATTCCATCAAAGACACTGATCCTGGATGCCACACATACACGAAGTCAGTATCAAGTTAAAACTCCCATTGAGAATTTAAGAGAGGTTTCTAAAAATATCCGAAAACAACTTTATCGTTACGTTCCTGAGGTGAAGGATCATGTTCCTCCAAAGCTTCATTCCACTGCTTCACTTGAAGAAGAGGTCATTTATACTCAAGAATTAATAGAGTTTTCTCATCGCTATCAAGATAAAAATAGACAGATTCAAGAAGCGAGAGAAAAAGCGTTAGATATCCTAAAAAATGGAACCTACCAAGCCATTCTTTCTGTCTCAGATCCAGAAGCTAAAATGAGTTATAAATCTAAAACTGAGGCGTTTGCCGGATATAAGACACATCTAGCCATCACGGAGGAGCGTCTCATGACAGCGATTGAAGTGACCACGGGTGAAGTCAGTGATGGAAAGTATTTGAAAACATTGGTTGAAAAATCAAAAAAGAACGGGATAGAAGTGAAAGAAGTCTTAGCGGATGCCGCCTATTCAAGTAAAGAGAACTTAGGGTACATGGAGCAAGAAAATATAACGGCTGTAACGCCGTTAAATCCAATTGTCTTAAATGGTGGAAAACGAGAAGTTGAAGGATTTGAATATAATAAAGATGCGGGACAAATGAGATGTCCAGCTGGACATTTAAGTGTCAGAAAAGCCCGTACGGGAAAGAAAAATCAAAAAAAGAATCAGAGTTTAACCTATTACTTTGAGATAGAAAAATGTAAGCATTGTCCTTTAAGAGATGGATGTTATCGACCAGGGGCTAAGTCGAAAACCTATTCTATGACCCTTAAATCGGACATTCATCAAAAAGCTATCGACTATCAGAAGACAAATGAATTTAAAGAGAAGAAAAAACAACGTTATAAAATTGAGGCCAAAAATGCCGAGTTAAAACAGTCTCACGGATTTCAAACATGTAAATTCGCGAGACTTTTCGGCATGAAAATCCAGGCCTATTTAACAGCTTTTGTCGTTAATACGAAGAGAATAGTGAGGTTAGTGACAGAAAAACAAGCTATCTTTCAGATAAGTTTATTGGATCTCATACAAAAAATGGATATGATAGAGAATAAGGAAAAAGGAGCCTATTATTTTATAAATAATAAGCTCCTTTTTCAGTGGCCTCCTAATTTAGTGGGATCTTTTTATCTAGTTATTTAA
- a CDS encoding undecaprenyl-diphosphate phosphatase has translation MDFIEILKVIFLGIVEGITEWLPVSSTGHMILVDEFIKLNMTPEFMKMFFVVIQLGAIMAVVCLFWDKLFPFEFKGGFKIKEDTMSLWFKIVVACLPAAVIGLLFDDWLDEHFYNYQTVALMLIVYGILFIIVENYNKGRRPVINDLTQITYKFAFTVGVFQLLALIPGTSRSGATIIGAILIGASRYVASEFTFFLAIPVMLGASLLKMVKFGFDFTAAEAITLGTGTLVAFFVSILAIKFLMGYIKKHDFKVFGWYRIVLGILVMAYFMFFAG, from the coding sequence GTGGATTTTATTGAAATTTTAAAAGTCATTTTCTTGGGAATCGTTGAGGGGATTACTGAGTGGCTACCTGTAAGTAGTACAGGACATATGATTTTAGTGGATGAATTTATTAAATTAAATATGACTCCTGAATTTATGAAGATGTTCTTTGTCGTAATTCAACTTGGAGCCATTATGGCAGTCGTTTGTTTATTTTGGGATAAGTTATTTCCATTCGAATTTAAAGGTGGATTTAAAATTAAAGAAGATACAATGAGCTTATGGTTTAAAATTGTTGTGGCTTGCTTACCTGCCGCTGTTATTGGATTATTATTTGATGATTGGTTAGATGAACATTTTTATAATTATCAAACGGTTGCGTTAATGTTAATTGTTTACGGAATTTTATTTATTATTGTTGAAAACTATAATAAAGGGCGCCGTCCAGTTATTAATGATTTAACACAAATTACGTATAAATTTGCATTCACGGTCGGTGTGTTTCAATTACTAGCTTTAATTCCTGGAACTTCTCGTTCAGGAGCAACAATTATTGGAGCTATTTTAATTGGAGCTTCACGTTATGTTGCATCAGAGTTTACGTTCTTCTTAGCTATTCCTGTGATGTTAGGTGCAAGTTTATTAAAAATGGTGAAGTTCGGATTTGATTTCACAGCAGCAGAAGCGATCACGCTTGGAACAGGAACATTAGTCGCGTTTTTTGTTTCAATCTTAGCTATTAAGTTCTTAATGGGATATATTAAAAAACATGATTTTAAAGTATTCGGTTGGTATCGAATTGTGTTAGGAATCCTTGTCATGGCATATTTTATGTTCTTTGCAGGATAA
- a CDS encoding metallophosphoesterase, with product MKTAKVFLVSLFFITALSIFLYSQNHWISMDQYVVQSSNLPQNFDDFKIVHLSDLHGQSFGKNQSYLLKKIHTFKPDLIAITGDLFDASSTIEASFNLIEQLTDYPVYFVTGNHESWRSDYVALEKQLAELGVHILRNEHKIIEIGKQQIEIIGIDDPNFGDSVDNNLQVSLKESDPNSFKLLLSHRPETFEHYVEKEIDLVLSGHAHGGQFRLPFINGIVAPDQGLFPTFTEGIHTKNKTTMIISRGLGNSIIPQRLFNRPNLIQIILKADA from the coding sequence ATGAAAACAGCAAAGGTTTTTCTTGTTTCACTATTTTTTATAACTGCATTAAGTATTTTTTTATATAGTCAAAATCACTGGATTAGTATGGATCAATATGTTGTTCAATCATCCAATCTTCCTCAAAATTTTGATGACTTTAAAATTGTTCATCTTTCTGATTTACACGGACAATCTTTTGGAAAAAATCAGAGCTACTTACTAAAAAAGATTCATACATTCAAACCAGATCTTATCGCAATTACGGGAGATCTATTTGATGCCTCTTCTACTATTGAAGCTAGTTTTAACTTAATTGAACAACTGACTGATTATCCTGTTTATTTTGTTACTGGAAATCATGAATCGTGGCGATCTGATTATGTCGCATTAGAAAAACAATTGGCCGAATTAGGCGTTCATATTTTACGTAATGAACATAAAATCATTGAGATTGGGAAGCAACAAATCGAAATCATAGGAATTGATGATCCTAACTTTGGTGATTCTGTGGATAACAATCTTCAAGTCTCCTTAAAAGAAAGCGATCCAAACTCATTCAAACTTCTGTTATCTCATCGTCCCGAAACATTCGAGCATTATGTTGAAAAAGAAATTGATCTTGTTTTATCTGGACACGCTCATGGGGGACAGTTTAGATTGCCTTTTATCAATGGAATAGTGGCGCCTGATCAAGGTCTTTTCCCAACGTTTACAGAAGGTATTCATACAAAAAATAAAACAACCATGATTATAAGTCGTGGTCTTGGTAACAGTATTATTCCTCAACGATTGTTTAATCGTCCTAACTTAATTCAAATCATATTAAAAGCGGATGCCTAA
- a CDS encoding M3 family oligoendopeptidase, with protein sequence MKFSEFNYERPNFNQYKEQMTLLIEALKNAKSAQEQLDVVKEINQLRNHIETMATIASIRHSIDTRDEFYDAEQTYWDEYSPLYEEVNSLFYEAVVSSAYRDALEEKLSAQFFTIIDYRLKAFSSEIVSDLQEENKLSSQYTKLLASAKILFDGEERTLSGMGKYLLSEDRQVREAASQAKYAFFEMHEDEIDNIYDQLVKVRTRIAKKLGFNNFVELGYVRMTRSDYNPQMVENFRQQVLEYIVPVASSLYHRQASRLGYETLRYFDEKFEFKTGNATPKGEPEWILENGVKMYHELSPQTKEFFDFMVDNELLDLVNKSGKAGGGYCTYIPEYKAPFIFSNFNGTSGDIDVLTHEAGHAFQVYSSRWIETPELNFPTYESCEIHSMSMEFFTWPWMNLFFKEDTEKYKFEHLGSAIKFIPYGIVVDAFQHFVYYHPEATPAERKAAWRSLEKQYLPHKNYEGCDFLDRGSWWFQQAHIFNSPFYYIDYTLAQICALQFWKRMHDDKEAAWNDYVRLCEIGGTKSFLGLVEYANLKSPFEDGCVSSIISDIKAWLDQVEDQKL encoded by the coding sequence ATGAAATTTTCTGAGTTTAACTATGAACGACCAAATTTTAATCAATATAAAGAACAAATGACCTTATTAATTGAGGCATTAAAAAATGCAAAGAGCGCCCAAGAGCAACTAGACGTTGTAAAAGAAATTAATCAATTACGTAACCATATTGAAACGATGGCAACCATTGCTTCAATTCGTCACAGTATTGATACGCGAGACGAGTTTTATGATGCAGAGCAAACGTACTGGGATGAATACAGCCCCTTATACGAAGAAGTCAATTCGTTATTTTATGAAGCTGTTGTGTCATCAGCTTATCGAGATGCATTAGAAGAGAAATTAAGTGCACAATTCTTTACGATTATTGATTATCGTTTAAAGGCGTTTTCTTCTGAAATTGTAAGTGATTTACAAGAGGAAAATAAGCTATCAAGTCAGTATACTAAACTATTAGCATCAGCTAAAATTTTATTTGACGGTGAAGAACGTACCCTTTCTGGAATGGGAAAATATTTATTAAGTGAAGATCGTCAAGTCCGTGAAGCAGCGTCACAAGCTAAATACGCTTTTTTTGAAATGCATGAAGATGAGATTGATAACATTTATGATCAACTCGTTAAAGTTCGTACACGAATTGCCAAAAAATTAGGATTTAATAATTTTGTGGAACTGGGTTATGTTCGTATGACACGTAGTGATTATAATCCACAGATGGTAGAAAACTTCCGTCAACAAGTGCTAGAATATATTGTTCCAGTAGCAAGCTCACTATATCATCGTCAAGCTTCTCGTTTAGGTTATGAAACACTTCGATATTTTGATGAAAAATTTGAATTTAAAACAGGAAATGCAACGCCTAAAGGTGAACCGGAATGGATTTTAGAAAATGGGGTTAAGATGTATCATGAGTTATCCCCACAAACAAAAGAATTTTTTGACTTCATGGTGGACAATGAATTATTAGATTTAGTTAATAAATCAGGTAAAGCAGGTGGAGGATATTGTACTTATATCCCAGAATATAAAGCACCATTTATCTTCTCTAATTTTAATGGAACATCTGGTGATATTGATGTGTTAACACATGAAGCGGGGCATGCTTTTCAAGTTTATTCTTCACGCTGGATTGAAACACCTGAATTAAACTTTCCAACGTATGAAAGTTGTGAGATTCATTCGATGAGCATGGAATTTTTTACTTGGCCATGGATGAATTTATTCTTTAAGGAAGATACTGAAAAATATAAATTTGAACATTTAGGATCAGCCATTAAGTTTATTCCTTATGGAATTGTTGTTGATGCTTTCCAACACTTTGTTTATTATCATCCTGAGGCAACACCAGCCGAGCGTAAAGCAGCATGGCGTTCACTTGAAAAACAATACTTACCACATAAAAACTATGAAGGATGTGACTTCTTAGATCGTGGAAGTTGGTGGTTCCAACAAGCCCATATTTTCAATAGTCCATTTTATTATATAGACTACACATTAGCACAAATCTGTGCATTACAGTTCTGGAAACGAATGCATGATGATAAAGAGGCAGCGTGGAACGATTATGTTCGTTTATGTGAGATAGGAGGAACAAAATCATTCTTAGGATTAGTTGAGTACGCAAACTTAAAATCTCCATTTGAAGATGGATGTGTAAGCTCAATCATTTCAGATATTAAAGCATGGTTAGATCAAGTGGAGGATCAAAAATTATAA
- a CDS encoding D-alanyl-D-alanine carboxypeptidase family protein, which produces MNRTRSFLVVMSGLFIFIGVITMLSAEAKEANLEKIVPAFYQQVSLVENPDSLSVLVNKNYSLPEDYEPEDLVFLDVPLYNNDVNNEGNYLRKEAADALKELFIAAKEEGYDLIARSGYRSYETQVSLYNRYVQQDGVEAADQYSARPGHSEHQTGLTIDITSESVHEGLTEAFGETEEGEWVAQNAHRFGYIIRYPQNRVSETGYQYEPWHLRYVGVKIATEIYEDQLILEDYVLNVMGRTSFIWE; this is translated from the coding sequence ATGAATCGAACGAGAAGTTTTTTGGTAGTTATGAGTGGATTATTTATTTTTATTGGGGTGATCACGATGTTATCAGCCGAAGCAAAGGAAGCTAATTTAGAAAAGATAGTTCCGGCTTTTTATCAACAAGTTTCTTTAGTTGAAAATCCTGATAGTTTAAGTGTTTTAGTTAATAAAAATTATAGCTTGCCTGAAGACTATGAACCTGAAGATCTCGTATTTTTAGATGTTCCTCTGTATAATAATGATGTTAATAATGAAGGAAACTATTTGAGAAAAGAAGCAGCGGATGCTTTAAAAGAATTATTTATAGCTGCTAAGGAAGAAGGATATGATTTAATAGCTAGAAGTGGCTATCGTTCTTATGAGACACAAGTTTCTCTGTATAATAGATATGTTCAACAAGATGGCGTGGAGGCAGCCGATCAATATAGTGCAAGACCTGGACATAGCGAACATCAGACAGGATTAACCATTGATATTACGTCTGAATCTGTTCATGAAGGATTGACAGAAGCTTTTGGAGAAACTGAAGAAGGAGAATGGGTGGCACAAAATGCTCATCGCTTCGGATACATTATTAGATATCCACAGAATCGAGTTTCAGAAACTGGCTATCAGTATGAACCTTGGCATCTTCGATATGTAGGAGTAAAAATAGCAACTGAAATTTATGAAGATCAATTAATTTTAGAAGATTACGTATTAAATGTCATGGGTCGAACAAGTTTTATTTGGGAATAG
- a CDS encoding N-acetylmuramoyl-L-alanine amidase — MKRKLKRKFYFSFFIISMTLLLSGFKVYQQQLQIVKNNSIAFESQKEKSVDILEQPLIVIDPGHGGIDSGSENEGILEKDINLEISLKLKQALLDKGYRVLMTRSDDTALELRERSDFANEAEADLFISLHQNCYSQDTSVSGIEVYYNDDKTTNDERFAQLIQQALVDSTGARDRGIREQDSLVVTRETTMPAVLVETAFISNPQELSLITSSSYQNEVIDGIISGIEQFLNQ, encoded by the coding sequence ATGAAAAGAAAGTTAAAAAGGAAGTTTTACTTTAGTTTTTTTATCATTAGCATGACTCTTTTATTAAGTGGTTTTAAAGTCTATCAACAACAGCTACAAATTGTCAAAAATAATTCGATAGCATTTGAATCACAAAAGGAAAAATCAGTTGATATATTAGAACAACCACTTATCGTGATTGATCCTGGTCATGGAGGCATTGATTCGGGTAGTGAGAATGAAGGAATTTTAGAGAAGGATATTAACTTAGAAATCTCTTTAAAATTAAAACAGGCGCTTTTAGATAAAGGCTATCGTGTTTTAATGACGAGAAGTGATGACACAGCACTTGAATTAAGAGAACGTTCAGATTTTGCTAACGAGGCAGAGGCTGATTTATTTATTAGTCTTCATCAAAACTGTTACAGTCAGGATACAAGTGTAAGTGGAATAGAAGTTTATTACAATGATGATAAAACAACGAATGATGAACGATTTGCACAACTCATCCAACAGGCGCTTGTTGACTCCACAGGGGCAAGAGATCGTGGAATTAGAGAACAGGATAGTTTAGTTGTTACGCGTGAAACAACGATGCCTGCTGTATTAGTTGAAACGGCGTTTATTTCTAATCCTCAGGAACTTTCATTGATTACATCATCAAGTTATCAAAATGAAGTGATTGACGGAATAATTAGTGGTATCGAACAGTTTTTAAATCAATGA
- a CDS encoding pirin family protein, protein MLRKLDHRYLGGAVYNWLEKDDYLSTTDVNETNINFGVLQVLNDAVIAPNTGFDSIAHTDLEVLTYVIDGELTHKDHMGNISSLKRGQMKYVSAGTGITHSEANHSDIPLRLLQIWITPNKKGHQPTYGEYHFEWEARHNQWLHMVSDMQHDAPITINQDVNIYTILLDEGNTADINVATGRQAYLMQIEGFSLANEIALKEKDALEIIEDHLHIEATHTSHFILIDMPKTDHPYM, encoded by the coding sequence ATGCTTAGAAAACTCGATCATCGATATCTAGGTGGCGCTGTTTACAACTGGTTAGAAAAAGATGACTATCTTTCAACAACTGATGTGAATGAAACGAATATTAATTTCGGTGTTCTTCAAGTTTTAAATGATGCAGTGATTGCACCTAATACAGGATTTGATTCTATTGCTCATACTGATCTTGAAGTTCTAACTTATGTTATTGATGGTGAACTGACACATAAAGATCACATGGGTAATATCAGTAGTTTAAAACGTGGACAAATGAAATATGTAAGTGCTGGAACTGGTATAACTCACAGTGAAGCAAATCATAGTGATATTCCATTACGCCTTCTTCAAATTTGGATTACTCCCAATAAAAAAGGACATCAACCCACATACGGTGAATACCATTTTGAATGGGAAGCACGTCATAATCAGTGGCTTCATATGGTTTCAGATATGCAACACGATGCCCCAATTACGATTAATCAAGATGTTAATATCTACACAATTCTTTTAGACGAAGGAAATACGGCTGATATTAACGTTGCCACTGGAAGACAAGCCTATCTTATGCAAATTGAAGGATTTTCACTTGCGAATGAAATTGCCCTTAAAGAAAAGGATGCTTTAGAAATTATAGAGGACCATCTTCACATTGAAGCGACACATACTTCACATTTCATTTTGATCGATATGCCAAAAACTGATCATCCTTATATGTAA